CCCTCATGCTGTAGGCCGATCTTCTCCCCGATCTCCGGCGCGGCCTCCTTCATGGCGCGCTCAAGATCGACGCCCCATAGGGTGCGCTGCTCGCCCTTGTCGTTTTCCAGCGTCACGAAATAGCTGCCGGATTTCTGCGGGTCATGCTCGAACGGGGCGGCCCCATGCTCGACCAGCCGGCCGGCATTGGTGAACTCGTCCTGTGCGGCGTAGAGCTGCATACCATCACGATGCCGGGTCATGGCGACATAGGTTAGGTGCCGGTCCATCGTCCCCGACGCCATCACATAGGACCGATCGACCGTCGCACCCTGATTTTTGTGAATCGTCGTCGCATAGCCGTGGTCGATCGCCTGATAGTCGCCCATCGGCACGGAAACGCTACGCTCCCGGCCGCCGTCCAGCGTGGCGATGATCCGGCCTTCCTCGACATGCTCGACCGTGCCAAGCATCCCGTTTTTCACGCCAAGGTCGCGGTTGTTCTCCAAGAACACGATGCGGTCGCCGGGCGCGAACTCCCGCTTTCCGTCATTGGTCTGGAAGGTCAGCGCGCCGGCGTCCTCGCCCTGCGCCAGCTCGCCCCGGTCCTGTAGCTCGGTCCTGATCGCGTCATTGATCGCCCGAACATCGGCCCGGCGATGCGCCATCGCTACGCGGGTGCCGTCCGGGCGCTCGTCGCGGTCGGCAAGATAATCCCGCACGATCTGGCCGCGCGCGTCCTCGCCCGTCTCGGCAAAGCTGATATTGCCATGATCCCGATAGGCTGCCAGCCCCTCGGCCGTCCGGTGCGTGGCGAAGTCAACCGACGCCTCCCGCTGCCAGTCCACGCGCTGCCGGCGTATCTCGGACAGCTCGGCATGGCCGATTTCCTCCGTGATCGCCCGGAACGGTGCGCCGGCCCCGATCGCCTGTAGCTGCTCATGGTCGCCTACAAGGACGATCTTCGCCCCGCGCGCCTCGGCCTCGCCAACGAAGCGGGCGAGCTGGCGGCTCCCGACCATGCCGGCCTCGTCGATCACGAACACGTCGCCGCGGCCGATCGTGCCGCGGTCGTTCTCCCAACCGCGGGACCATGACGCGAGGGTGCGGCTCTGGATGCCGGAACTTTCCTCCAAGCCCTCGGCCGCCTTCCCCGACAAGGCCGCACCGTGGACCTGATAGCCCTCGGCCTCCCATGCCTCGCGCGCCGCCGCGAGCATGGTGGACTTGCCAGCGCCGGCATAGCCGACAACGGCCGCGATCCGCTCCGGCCCGGTGATATGCTCGATCGCCCGGCGCTGCTCGTCGGACAACCGGGCGGAAGCATCGCCGGCGCTGCGCTGAATGGCGGCGTCCTGCCGCTCTATGGCGCGCTCGACATGCCGGCGATCGACGCCATGACCATGCGCGCCGTGCATCCGCTGCGCGCTCTCGATCATGCCGGATTCGATCTCGACCATTTCGCGGGTCGAATAGCGGGCAAGCTCGATCTCGCCCGTTGCCGGGTCGGCCCGCTCGGGCTGAAGCTCGACCAGCGCCGGCGAGGCCATCACCTTGGCGAACGCGCTCTGAAACTCCTGCGGATCGTCGTTGATGTAGCGATGCAGCGCCCGCGCAACGTCGTGCCGGTCGAACACGCTCTTTTCCCCGGTGATGAGGGTTAGAACCTGCTCGGGCTTCTCCCGGATCAACTCGGCATTGCGCCGGGCCGCTTCCTCGTCCAGCCGCGCCCGCGATACGTCGAGGCCGCGCCGCTCCATCTGCGTGGCATGGACGCCCATATGTTCGGTTGGCGCGATCTCTAGCCCGCGCTCCATATGCGAACGATGGTCGATGCGAATATCTAGCCCGGCCATCGCAAGCCGCTCGTTGGCGATCCCCTCCCATCGCTGGCGAAGGTCGCGGAGCTGCATATCTGTCGTCGGCAGGTCGTGCGCCAACAGCCATTTGTTTTCGCGCTCAAGATAGGTCTTGTCGCCTAGCCCGTCCTCCGTCACCTGCCGCGTGGTCATAAGAATGTGGGCATGGTGATTGCGAACGTCGCTCGCCTCGTGCGGCGCATGAATGGCGAAGTCCACGGCCGCGCCGTAGCGGTCGGCCAGCTCCTGCGCCATCTCCCGCGCCGCCTCTAGCCGCTGCTCGGCCGATAGCTCATGCGGCAAGGCAATCTCGAACTCCCGCGCAACGCGGGCATCCTTGCGCTTCTCGGCAAACTCGGCGGCGTTCCACAAGTCCGACCGATCCCGCGCCCAATCGGCTGAAACGCCTTCGGGCAAGACGATCTCGGCATGTTCAACGCCCTGCTTGCGGCTGAAATCATGCGTGATCCCGTCGCGTTCGTTGGTCAGCTTCTCCCCGGCACGATAAGCCATTGAGGCGACGGCGCTACGGCCGCCCGCCCGCGAAACTGGCTTCATGCTCAAATGGTAGATCGCCAACCCGTTGCCTCGATCTAGTTTCCGCCTTTCCCGCCAGCCTCCAAGCTGGCGGCGCGCTGAGTTGCATAGCAACTCGTAAGTGCGCCCTTCTCAACTCAATCGCTACGCTATTTCGTCGCTCGGTGTGGCGCTTGCGGCAAGGTCGATGCGATGAACTGAGGCCCTGATTGTGCTGCAAAGCCGCCAAAAATTCAAGGTAGCGCATAATCGTGTTTGGTGACGCTGCTTGCATCGGATAGACTTCGGCTCAAATGGGAGTGCAGACCGATGGCAATAGACAGCGCCGGAACACTTGCGTTGCTGATCGACGGCGATAATGCCACCCCGAAAATCATAACCGGGCTGCTGGCTGAGATCGCCAACTATGGCACCGCCAGCGTCAAGCGCATCTATGGCGATTGGACCAAGCCGAACCTCAACGGCTGGAAAGAGTGCCTGCTGGAACACTCGATTCAGCCGGTCCAGCAATTCGCCTATACGACCGGGAAGAACGCAACGGACGGCGCGATGATTATCGACGCGATGGACTTGCTCTATACCGGCCGCTTCTCCGGTTTCTGCATCGTCTCAAGTGATAGCGACTTTGCCCGCCTGGCCGCGCGCATCCGTGAGCAAGGCGTCATCGTCTATGGGTTCGGGGAGCGCAAGACGCCCCGCCCCTTCATCACCGCTTGCGACAAGTTCGTCTATTTCGACGTGCTCAACACGGCCGGGGAACAGAAGGAAGCGGAAGCCGTCACCGCGCCTAAAGCGGCCGCCGCCAAGCCTGCACCGGCGAAAGCGGCACTCGATCGCGCTGCCCTCGACATGCTGGCGAAAGCTGTCACCGCCTCGGCCGACGAAGACGGCCGCGCTAATCTGGCCCGCGTCGGCGCGCACCTGGCGAAACAATCGCCGGATTTCGACGCCCGTAACTATGGCTTTCCCCGCCTCTCCGATCTGGTCGAGGCGTCGGGCATTGTCGAGGTCGAGCGCATTGGCGAAAATCCGAAAATTATCATGGTTCGCCTCAAGGGCGGGCCAACCCCTCGCCCCGCTAGATAGAAGGAAACGACACATGGCGCGCAAGACGATCGAACAGCGGTTGGCCGAGCTGGATGCGCAGCGCGCCACGCTCAAGGCCCGGCTCGGCTCGGCAAACAGGAGCGCGCCAACGATACCCGCCGCAAGGTGCTGCTCGGCGCGCTCGTTCTGCATCGCCTCGAAAGCGGCAAGGATGAGGAATTTTCCCGACGCCTCCGCGAATGGCTCAAGCGCGAGCTGCCCGACTTCCTGACGCGCCCTGGCGATAAGGAACTCTTTGCCGATCTGATCGCCAACGCGCCGGCCAGGGAGACAACAGACAGCGCCGGGGGGGCCGCCTCATGAATCAGGCGACGTTAGCCTGGGCCGCGTTCAAGAACATGATGCGGCAGGCTGCGCGTGATCCGCTATGGGCGTTCCTATCCCTGCTCGCCCTGCCCTTCCGCATCTGGAAACCGCTTCTCGGGCTTCTGTTCATCCTCATCATAACCCTGTTCGTGGTCGGCTTCGGCGGCCGGTTCTTCCTCGAACAAATGGGCTTCGGCCCCGGCTCGGTTCCCTTCATCGCGCTCGATCTCGTCACGCTGCTGGTGCTGGCCGCGATCACCTTCCGGCTCGTCACCAATCCGCTGATTATCCATTTCGGGGATATGGACGGCGAAACCCACGGCTCGGCCCGCTTCGCCACCGACAAGGAAACCGCCGCCCTTGCCCGCGCCGATTCCGGCCTGCTGATCGGCCGCGACGGCAAAACGGGAAAGCTCCTGCGCTATGACGGCCCGGCCCACCTGCTGACGATGGCCCCGACGCGCACCGGCAAAGGGGTGGGAACCATCATCCCTAACCTGCTCACGGCCGACCGCTCCGTGATCTGCATCGACCCCAAGGGCGAAAATGCCAAGATCGCCGGCCACGCCCGCCAGACCTTCGGCCCGGTCCACGTCCTCGACCCCTTCGGCGTCACCGGCCAGCCCTCGGCCGCCTTCAATCCTCTCGACCAGCTCGACCCGGCCGGCCTCGATGTCGCGGAAGATGCAAGCACCTTGGCCGACGCCCTCGTGTTCGATGAACCGGGCATGGCCGGCGAGGCGCATTGGAACGAGGAAGCCAAGGCGCTCATTGCCGGCCTGATCCTCCATATTGCCGCCAGCGAGCCGCGCGACAGGCGAAACCTCGCTACCCTGCGCGAAGCTCTCACCCTCGCCCCTGAAGCCTTCGCGGCGCTCCTGAAGGACATGCAGGCGTCAACGGCCGCCGGCGGCCTGATCGCCCGCGCCGCAAACCGCCACCTCGGCAAATCCGACCGGGAAGCGGCCGGCGTCCTCTCGGCCGCGCAGCGCCATACCCATTTCCTCGACAGCCCCCGCATGGTCGCGGTCCTCGGCCGATCCGATTTCCGCTTTGCCAATCTCAAGCGCCGCAACGCCTCGGTGTTCCTCGTCCTGCCGCCCGATCGCCTCGCCACCTATTCCCGCTGGCTGCGTCTGCTCGTCGCGCAAAGCCTGACCGACATGGCGCGCGACCCCGCCAAGCCGGCCGTGCCGGTCCTCTACCTGCTGGATGAGTTCGCCGCCCTCGGCCACCTCGCCCCCGTCGAGCGCGCAATGGGCCTCATGGCCGGCTATGGCGTCCAGCTCTGGCCGATCCTGCAAGACGTTCACCAGCTCCGCGCCACCTACGGGCAACGCGCCGGAACCTTCCTGTCAAACGCCGGCGTCCTACAGGTGTTCGGTGTCAACGATCACGACAGCGCCCGCCTCGTCTCCGATCTGCTCGGGCAGGAAACCGTGGTGTTCCAGACCATGAGCCGGGCGCTCGATTCCGAAAAATCCGGCCTCTCCTATGGCGAGCAACACACGGCCCGGCCGCTGCTGACCCCCGATGAGGTCCGCAACCTGCCGCAGCATGTCGAATTGCTGTTCCTCGCCGGGCAACGGCCGATCGTCGCCGGCAAGCTCGCCTATTACGCCGATGCAGAATTCCGGGGGCTGTTCGACCAAGCATAAAGGATGAAACCATGACCGACACCGATGCGCCCGAATGGCCCGATCCCGCCGACAAGGCCCATGCCGTTGAACAGGCCAAGCAGCTCCGTGACCAGGCCGCCAAGGGCGGCTTGCGGTTTGAAGCCTATCTGCCGCCGTCGCTGGCCCTGTGGCTGCTCGATCTGATCGAACAGGACACGTTCCTTGATCCGTCCGAAGCCGTGTTCGTGATCCTGGGCGAGCATAAGGAGCTGGCACCCCATGCCGATCTGCGCCGGGAACTACTCAAGCGCCGCATACAGGTGGCGGCCGATGATTCCCGACCGGGTATTTCGATGGAAGAAATGAAAGCCCTACTGCGCGAAAAGCGCGAAGCCCCCCTGCCCGAGCCGGCCAGATGGGAAAAGCGGTCCCGGCGCTGACGCACCGGGGCTTCTCTCTTGCGGCCCTCCGGTCACTTCGGCGCTATGTGGGAGCGCGTTCCCTCCGGGCCGGGGCCGGCTGCTCGCCGGCATCGCTCAACCAGGCCACACCCGCGACGCTAGCCCCCGGCCGTCCCGCTCTCATCATCTAGGGCCGTAGGGACGGCCGGGGGCGGGATGCAGGCAGACAACTTGCCAAATTGCTTGTTTGCCAACTTGCCAGCAATCAGGCAATCGCCTCAAGGCCCCTTTTCTGAATAACGGTCAGCAGCCGCAGCGCCGGGCCGCCGGGCTTCTTCACCCCACGTTCCCAATCTGACACCAGCCCCTTACTCACGTTGAGATAGCGGGCAAAGACAGGCTGCGAGATACGCTCACGCTCACGAATAGAACGGATTTCCTCGGGGGTCAGCGGCTCAACGGTTGTCAGACACCCCTCGTCAAATTCGCGCATCGTCTGCTTGTCGATCGCGCCGGACTCATAGAAGCCTTCCATCATCTCATGGACGGCCGCCAGAGCTTCACTCTTGTAAGTCTTGCTCATCGCAATTCACCTCGAACATTCGACCCGCAGCAACTTCCGCGTCCATCTGCGCATCTGCAAACCCCAAGACCAGCTTTGCGGCCTTCTTCAAGTAGGCTTCTTCCGCATCATCAAGGTTCGCCATATCGCTCTTGGCAAACCCGAACGCGAAAACCGCCCTCGTCTCCGCGCGGAAGAAAACCAGCGTTCGGAAGCCGCCAGACTTTCCAGCGCCGGGCCGCGCTACTCGTTGCTTGATAAGGCCGGCCCCTAGATCGGCGTCGATCTGGCCGCGCTCAGCCCGCTCTACAGCCTCACAAAGCATCGCGTCAGAGATTTTCTCCTTTCGGGCAAACTTGTGAAACCGGCTGTTTTTGAAAACCCTCACGCGACTTCCTCGCCCCTGAATGTATGACACATAGCGTTACACTTCAAGGCCCTTACCGCATCGCCGCTTTGCTGGCAATCAAGCACTATGTTTTGCCAGCAAGTCAGCAAGCGCCTCGCGCATGAGGTCTTCAATGGAGCGGTCGGTGTCGGCTGACAGCCGCTTAACACGGCGATGTTCCTCCGGCTCGACCACGACTGTCACCCGCTTCATTCCGGCCCGCGTGGCGGCATGGTAACGCTTACCCTCGGCACGATCCGGGGTCGGCGCGGGGGCGGATTCCGCGATAGGCGCAACAGGCGGCGTGGTCTGCGCGCCCACGGCCTTCATGCTCGCGGCTAAACTCGGTCTTTTCGACATGGTTTTATCCCATCAAACTGCCAGTTTGCCAGCAATACCATTATGCCTTATTGCTGGCAATACAGCTTGCCGTCAAATCAGCAATTGGCCTCTAAGCCAGGTCAGCAATTCGGACACTTCCTCGCTGGCTTTGCCGGCCGGCTCATACTCCGGAGCGGTTTTGCCGGCCGTGAGCGCATGTCCGAAAGCCGCCCGCTGCTGGAAGGCGACGGGGGCAACCTCCAAGCCGTGAACCTGAACGGCTTCCCGCGCATCGGCCAGAAGCTGCGTGGCACGCGGCGGCACGGCGTTCAAAACGACAAAGGCCGGCTTTTGGGCGAGTTTCACCAGCTCGGCCGTGCTTCCGATCGCGCGAAGATCGAGGATTCCGGCTCGGCACGGGATCAACACCATGTCGGACGATCGCGTTGCCGCCATTGCGGCCGCTTCCGAGTGCGGCGCGGTGTCGATCACGACCAGCTCGGCCCCGCCATCGGTCGCGGCCTGCAAGCCTTGCGGCAAACGAGTGTGAGGAAGCGCGACGACAACCGGGGCCTCACCTTGTCGGCTATCGCCCCATCCGGCGGCGCTTGCCTGGGGGTCAAGGTCGATGATAGCGGCGGGAAGCCCGGCCGCCTCGGCGGCCGTAGCAAGGTGCAAGGCGAGGGTGGTTTTTCCAGCCCCGCCTTTTTGGCTGACTATGGCGATTGTTTTCATATTGCTGGCATAGCAGCAAACCGCATTGACGGCAAGAATTTTTGCTTAAATGCCTTATTGCTGGCAATACAGCAAATATTAAGCCCCGCCCTTGCCCCTCGCTCCCTCTCGAAAGCCCGTAGGACGGTTGCCGCCGGCGCGAACGTGGCGGTTTTGCTGTGAGGGTGCCGCCTCCCGATCCGCCTTATACGCGGATCGGAACCGCCGCAGGGCTGCGCAAGCAGCCCGAACAGCGGCGACCGCTTATGTTTGCCCTCTTAGATAAAGATCAGATGGGGATTCAGTCTGGTTATCGGACTCACGTTTCATCACACTCTTTGCCAGCATCACGAGGGCCTTACCGAGCGGGCTATCGCCGGTGTCGAGCTGCGTCCGCTCATCGAGGGGCAGGGTGGTCTTGTAGGCGTCGATTGCCTCGCTCCATGCCTGCTGATCCTGTCCATGATCAGCAGGCGGGGGCGGGGCCTTGCCGAACCTGCCGAGAAACTGACGGGCCTTTTCCGGCAAGGACAGGCGATAGGCGTTGCTCGTCTGCTGGACCTGTGGGCCGCGCCCCTCGTTGCCGGTCGGCTCGTAGCGCCGCAGCCAGTCGATGAAACCATGCGCCCGCAGGTTCTTCAGCGCCCGCACGATCGTATCGCGCGACCGGCCTAGCCGATCCATGATCGTGGTGATTGACGGCTCTAACCGGCCGGTGCGGAAGTCTATGAGATTGACGAACAGCCGCAGCACGTCGAGCGCCACCGATCCTAGCGGGCCGCTTCGCTCGCCCTTCTCGTGCAAGCCGGCCTCATTGTAGATTTCGGCCGCCTTCAAGATTGCCTGAACGTCCTTGCGCGTCGTCGGCCGCCATATCCGGCCCTCCGATCGGCCCCGGATATGACTATGCCGGCGAACTGGGATCAGAACAAGAGCTGTGCAGAATCGTACGCTAAGGTCGAACGAAGCGTGAACCGAGATTCTTGTGTCTCGCGATTTCCAGGCGCGCCGTCTGATCCCAGTGGAAAACCGTGGCAGTAGGATAGCTGCTGTTTCCACATCCAGTCAGCTCGGCAACATTGAGCGGGAGTTGGTGTGTGCGGAGTTGAGCAGTGGCCAGGCGCAAGATTCTCAAAGCTCAGGATCGTCGGGAGCTTTTCGATATTCCGGCTGATGAGGACAGTCTAATCCGACACTATTCATTGTCCGCGTCGGATCGCCTCGAAATTGACCTTCGCAGGCGCGAGCACAATAAGCTCGGCTTCGCTGTTCAGCTTTGCGTGATGCGACATCCGGGCCGGGTGCTGGCCGCAGGCGAAATTCCGCCGCGTGCGATGCTGAAATATGTGGCCGACCAGATCGGCGCCGATCCCACTGCGTTTACAATCTATGCCCGCCGGGAAGAGACGCGCCGCGATCACATTGCGCGCCTGATGATCTATCTCGGCGTCAGAAGCGCGACAGCTCAGGATCGTCGCGCGGGGCTGTTGTCGGCAATTGAGGCGGCCACGATGTCCGACAGCGGCGCTTCGATTGTGAATGCCATTGTCGCCACGATGCGAGAACGCGGAGCCCTGTTGCCCGCGGTGGAGATCATCGAGCGAATGGCGCTTGCGGCCCGCGCCATAGCTCGCCGTCGCGCGGAGACAGCGCTTATCGACGGTCTCACACCTGAGAAGCTGCTGGCTCTCGACAAGCTGCTCGAGGTTGATGCGGCGGTCGGCCAGACTCGCTTCCATTGGTTGCGGTCCGCGCCGGAAGCGCCCGCAGCTTCAAATCTGGTAGGACTGACTGAACGAATTGCCTTCCTGCGCACGCTCGGGATCGATCCCGGTTTGCGGGCGCGCGTGGCATCCGGGCGGTGGGACCAAATGGTCCGTGAGGGCAATGCCACACCGGCGTGGCTGGCCAACGACTTCAATGCCAGCCGTCGCCACGCCCTGATTGTCGCGCAGGTGATCAA
The genomic region above belongs to Xanthobacter dioxanivorans and contains:
- a CDS encoding nucleotide-binding protein — its product is MKTIAIVSQKGGAGKTTLALHLATAAEAAGLPAAIIDLDPQASAAGWGDSRQGEAPVVVALPHTRLPQGLQAATDGGAELVVIDTAPHSEAAAMAATRSSDMVLIPCRAGILDLRAIGSTAELVKLAQKPAFVVLNAVPPRATQLLADAREAVQVHGLEVAPVAFQQRAAFGHALTAGKTAPEYEPAGKASEEVSELLTWLRGQLLI
- the traA gene encoding Ti-type conjugative transfer relaxase TraA yields the protein MAIYHLSMKPVSRAGGRSAVASMAYRAGEKLTNERDGITHDFSRKQGVEHAEIVLPEGVSADWARDRSDLWNAAEFAEKRKDARVAREFEIALPHELSAEQRLEAAREMAQELADRYGAAVDFAIHAPHEASDVRNHHAHILMTTRQVTEDGLGDKTYLERENKWLLAHDLPTTDMQLRDLRQRWEGIANERLAMAGLDIRIDHRSHMERGLEIAPTEHMGVHATQMERRGLDVSRARLDEEAARRNAELIREKPEQVLTLITGEKSVFDRHDVARALHRYINDDPQEFQSAFAKVMASPALVELQPERADPATGEIELARYSTREMVEIESGMIESAQRMHGAHGHGVDRRHVERAIERQDAAIQRSAGDASARLSDEQRRAIEHITGPERIAAVVGYAGAGKSTMLAAAREAWEAEGYQVHGAALSGKAAEGLEESSGIQSRTLASWSRGWENDRGTIGRGDVFVIDEAGMVGSRQLARFVGEAEARGAKIVLVGDHEQLQAIGAGAPFRAITEEIGHAELSEIRRQRVDWQREASVDFATHRTAEGLAAYRDHGNISFAETGEDARGQIVRDYLADRDERPDGTRVAMAHRRADVRAINDAIRTELQDRGELAQGEDAGALTFQTNDGKREFAPGDRIVFLENNRDLGVKNGMLGTVEHVEEGRIIATLDGGRERSVSVPMGDYQAIDHGYATTIHKNQGATVDRSYVMASGTMDRHLTYVAMTRHRDGMQLYAAQDEFTNAGRLVEHGAAPFEHDPQKSGSYFVTLENDKGEQRTLWGVDLERAMKEAAPEIGEKIGLQHEGSTPVTLPDGTQTHRNAWKVQDAGELAYSQLERRLSRSGVKETTLDYTRDFAERRGIAEQMGIRSEIEIPAERAAGLRAERESTAGDHALDRRSSQKVGADLAQDLRADPREDLAGDRQQRRNPFEGLKLGRGAAAESREPDRAGEDGPQIDQNRPQQAEKQRRGMFAGLKLNARPAASQERSERPEREGSLRPAPAPDRLAERARGPSPLETAVDRYSRAYQSIDQHRREGLPVLDMQRQEMRDAGQQLDQVRGGMKDLMRSTLENDPATARAMTELSGRERVAHVIDGMKRENAALQDPNIRAERFVERWQELQGQRRELRGWQHDDARAKVESHMNGMTKSLERDPQVDSILRNRRQELGIGQELRREQTIARALQDEMTRGHRLSRGIGMER
- a CDS encoding type II toxin-antitoxin system RelE/ParE family toxin, which gives rise to MRVFKNSRFHKFARKEKISDAMLCEAVERAERGQIDADLGAGLIKQRVARPGAGKSGGFRTLVFFRAETRAVFAFGFAKSDMANLDDAEEAYLKKAAKLVLGFADAQMDAEVAAGRMFEVNCDEQDLQE
- a CDS encoding ribbon-helix-helix domain-containing protein, coding for MSKRPSLAASMKAVGAQTTPPVAPIAESAPAPTPDRAEGKRYHAATRAGMKRVTVVVEPEEHRRVKRLSADTDRSIEDLMREALADLLAKHSA
- a CDS encoding NYN domain-containing protein, producing the protein MAIDSAGTLALLIDGDNATPKIITGLLAEIANYGTASVKRIYGDWTKPNLNGWKECLLEHSIQPVQQFAYTTGKNATDGAMIIDAMDLLYTGRFSGFCIVSSDSDFARLAARIREQGVIVYGFGERKTPRPFITACDKFVYFDVLNTAGEQKEAEAVTAPKAAAAKPAPAKAALDRAALDMLAKAVTASADEDGRANLARVGAHLAKQSPDFDARNYGFPRLSDLVEASGIVEVERIGENPKIIMVRLKGGPTPRPAR
- a CDS encoding helix-turn-helix domain-containing protein, with translation MSVHASFDLSVRFCTALVLIPVRRHSHIRGRSEGRIWRPTTRKDVQAILKAAEIYNEAGLHEKGERSGPLGSVALDVLRLFVNLIDFRTGRLEPSITTIMDRLGRSRDTIVRALKNLRAHGFIDWLRRYEPTGNEGRGPQVQQTSNAYRLSLPEKARQFLGRFGKAPPPPADHGQDQQAWSEAIDAYKTTLPLDERTQLDTGDSPLGKALVMLAKSVMKRESDNQTESPSDLYLRGQT
- a CDS encoding type IV secretory system conjugative DNA transfer family protein — its product is MNQATLAWAAFKNMMRQAARDPLWAFLSLLALPFRIWKPLLGLLFILIITLFVVGFGGRFFLEQMGFGPGSVPFIALDLVTLLVLAAITFRLVTNPLIIHFGDMDGETHGSARFATDKETAALARADSGLLIGRDGKTGKLLRYDGPAHLLTMAPTRTGKGVGTIIPNLLTADRSVICIDPKGENAKIAGHARQTFGPVHVLDPFGVTGQPSAAFNPLDQLDPAGLDVAEDASTLADALVFDEPGMAGEAHWNEEAKALIAGLILHIAASEPRDRRNLATLREALTLAPEAFAALLKDMQASTAAGGLIARAANRHLGKSDREAAGVLSAAQRHTHFLDSPRMVAVLGRSDFRFANLKRRNASVFLVLPPDRLATYSRWLRLLVAQSLTDMARDPAKPAVPVLYLLDEFAALGHLAPVERAMGLMAGYGVQLWPILQDVHQLRATYGQRAGTFLSNAGVLQVFGVNDHDSARLVSDLLGQETVVFQTMSRALDSEKSGLSYGEQHTARPLLTPDEVRNLPQHVELLFLAGQRPIVAGKLAYYADAEFRGLFDQA
- a CDS encoding helix-turn-helix domain-containing protein; protein product: MSKTYKSEALAAVHEMMEGFYESGAIDKQTMREFDEGCLTTVEPLTPEEIRSIRERERISQPVFARYLNVSKGLVSDWERGVKKPGGPALRLLTVIQKRGLEAIA